DNA from Toxoplasma gondii ME49 chromosome X, whole genome shotgun sequence:
TCGAGGAGTCGTTTGCTTGTTCTCGATGTATTGATGCATCTTTGCTGCTGTAACATagtcttctttcgttttcctcatTCTGCGGTGGCTTTTCCCCCGTTGCCTCGTCTtcggtctcctcgcttccccctttctcctctccatcttccccctttctcctctacctcttctccttctctcctttcttctctctccttcgtctctgcttcttcattCGTCTCTtggtttcttcgctttcgtgTCTCGACaacttcgtttctgttttggCCGAGACAGCCCAAGGCGCTCCTCTGGGGAGGCGTAAGGTGACCtcgttttccccttttctccgACTGCTTCCGTTCGACGTGGTTTTCTTCAGTTTTTTCATCTCTCTTCGAGTGTCTTCCTGttgcgtcttttcttctttcgattttctttctccggctCTTGCGTCTTCCGCCGACTTCTTTTTTCAGGTGCTGGGAACAAGTCCGGAAGCGATTCGCGCGTTCGCCCAGCGCCTGGAGGCGAGTCTGCGGGGTGAGCTGCGGAGCAGGACGCTGAAGGAGTACACTCTCGACCGGGAGCGCGTCGcggattcttctctcccggaAGATTCCTTCAGAGCGAGAAACCTCGTCACGGTCGTCGTCGGCAGCAGAACCGCCTTCGACGATGCTGCACGTCAAGACGCAGACCTCGTGTACTCGCTGAGAAGCGTCATGGGCGACATCAAACCTAATGCTAATTAACTGAGTTAAATGGCGAGGCCAGAACAGCCGTGAAAAGAATAGAAACCCAGCGGATGCAGCGCAGCTGCAGGCCTGAAGCAATGCTGAGAACGAAGACAGCCAGAGGAGCCTCGGCACTCCCGTACGGCCAGTCCCGTGGTAACCTCGAGATGCCCATGCAACTGCAAAAAGCTTCAGAAAAGGACATCTGGTGGAGCTGTCTCTACAATGGAACAGAGACattctgtttgtgtgtgtgtgtgcatgtatacatgtgtacatgtatgatgcatgtatatatatatatatatatgtatgtatataaatatgctTGTATGCCGAAGGCACTTCTTGGATGttgatgcatgcgtatgcGTATAAGAGTGTTTGCCATGAGATCGAGGAGACAAGGGGGAGCGAAACGAGAGCTGTGAGAAGCGAGCGACTGTATCGGGAACCGGGGGGGCGAGAAGCGGCACCTcgggacgaagaagaggagcagagaacagtggaggaaacggaaggagcagaagaaacgagagacaaagaaggaaagaccgGAGCGGCTGACCAGCAAGGCTGATGTCCCTCTGCAGGTGTGAGTTGAGGACGAAAGACGAgaccggagaaaagaaagaagatacaaaagacaagaagaaagacgagaaggaaaggttCTTGTCAGTGGCCGCCACTGTgcgcagaaggaaaggatATGTCTGTAAAGACCGCTGCGAGGAGGAAACTGAAagtcagaagaagagaggggaagaagtgACCAATGAAGAGGTGAAGAGCAGTGGAGACATCGCGAGAAAAGCCGTTCTCTTGCGAGTGGAACAGGCTTGAAATGTGATGTTTGGACATTTTGGAACTGCGTTTTATGACTCGTTTTATTTCCATGAGCAAACAGAAGGAAATTCTGAAGACTTTTTCACCACACACTCTCTCGAAGCACCAAGAGCgtgaacgagagagaggcaccCACTCAGAAACAGATTCTGAGGACGAGAAGCGCCGTCGGTAATGCAGGGACAGCGTTACAGTACGAACACCCAGCAAAGGAGAGCGGTAgaggaacacagagaagaaaaagcgatgCGAGAAGGGAGCCGCGGGCGCGAAAGGatgcgacacagagagaaagaggctaCAACGAGACACACATAGAAAGGGAATCGTGgaagacaggcagagaaggagaactcGATAGCTACCGACAGAGGCATAGAGACAAAGGAAATACAAGGAGGCCAGCCTGGATCGAGGAAACTGATGCGCGTCCACGCGACTAGAGACCGAGAGGCGCATGCCAGCGGAAAGTggaggaacagaaggagtcgcttcctttctttttcttctcgagtgAGCACAGAGAGGCCGTCTGTGAGAGGGTGCGGAGAAGCAAAAAAACAAGGGGAGTGGCCGCCTTTCGGAGACCAGACAGGTTGTTGTTCGGAGAAACCATTTCACCTTCAAAACACAGTTTTAATTATCGAACGAAACGCTTTACTTTTTGAGATTTCAATTTTTTAACAAAGCGCGTTCGCCCTGCTAGTTCGCAGAAAACGggcgaggggagaaagaaggcagaaaaaacggaaatTGCAATTCTGTCGAGacacaagaaaaacgcggaagGTACCatgaaacgagagaagagagaagaaagacaacaTGCGTATCGCATGTCTTGCCCCAAAGACAGTCAACACATTTCCTTCACTTCATCTCgtgctctctgtgtctgcttcatcttcttctgaacctcctcctttttctgtcaaACTCATTCTTTCCTTCGCccggttttttctctttcttctccgttgtcttctcctttgtcttctttttcttcttctccgtcttcttctccaccatCTTCGTCGTCACCTTGGTGgccgtcgtcttcgttttctcttctttgcgcttctcttctctttctttcttctctctctttcctggcGCCTCGAACACCTGTCGCGTTTGCCCGCTGTCGAGGGATGAGTCGCCTTCGCGCcccgctttctcttctctcttcagcgagctgtctcctcccacTCGGGTCTCTCCCGCAGTCCCCTGCCGTCTGCATTTTCCTCCACggttcctctcctcgctgtctcctttctcgcgctcgGAAGCGTCGACCTCTCCGGCTctcagaggaagcagagcgagaggaggaagaagagagagaacaggaagcagagggagaatagggagaaaacgaacgagaggagaggcgggagGCAGGCGAGGACTGGCATTCTGCGACGGgtctttctgtttgtgtctgttGCCACTCTGTTTGCCTCCGTCCTCCTGACGCGTACGCAGTCCTCTTGCTCTCGGCCCcattcgtctctcttcgctgttgTGCCGTCCGCACTGGCGAGGAAACACCGTGGGTGGTGTCTGCGCTGGACGACGATTGAAgtgacgaggagagaagagaagaaaacgaagaggagaggagggaagcggagaggagggaagaggagagaagcagagtaCGGCCGACTCCGAACCGTCTTCTTGTTTGTGCGTTCGCGTTGCCGACGGCCCAGGCTTTGCCAGAGTCCTCTCTCGGCGCTACCTCGCAGCTTTCacccgtcgtcttctctcctccagcgTGACCTGCGTCCAGGAAGcctcgaggagacaagcCACACAGAGTTGCTTCGCGCGCGGTCGAGTTCGCGGCCTCTggggtgtctctttttctcgcgcctGCTGCAGAGTCGGGGAACTCTTGAGTTTGGAAACCTGCATACCCGACAAGAGATCCACGAGACAGAACGGGAGGAACACAAGAAGGCAGCGCCGCGGAGGAACTCTGCAGCGTTGGAGACgagggcgacagagacacttgggtggaaggcagagacgttGGAAAGACACGGTCAGCACCtgctgagagagaaggaagctcTGCTTCCGTACTGCGTCCTGCCTCGCCGTCCTGCCCAGACACAGGCCGAGACGCTTCAGCAACTGCGGTCGGCGCAGGACTCCCGTTTTTCATTTCGTTCTCGGACAGAGacgctgtcgagacacctgACGGAGGCCACTTGAGGGAAGTTTCTTTCACATTCTCAACTGAGGCAGAAGCACAGGTGTGTCTCGGTGCCAGCCAGGTGTGAGTTTCGATTCCTGcaggttctctctgtcggtgAAAACGATTCTCGGACGCCTCTGAAGAGACTCGCACAGAGCAACACACCTCCTGGCGCGTCTTGTCAAGACGCGCGACTGTTGTCTGTTGGGCACCCCAGACTTCCTTTCCACTTGCGCCTTTCCCCCTGTCTGCTTCCCTGAGCAAAGCAggcgttctgtctccgcgaccTCCGCCTCCGGATCCGTGTTGCTTCTGCTGGAGATACACCTCAGCGGCGAAGTCGAAGATCTTCTTTCCCGGCCCACTCGGGACCGCAGCCTGCGAGTCATCATTTGTGTCCGCTTCCCCCGCCTCTCGCTTCGCAAGGACCTTTTCGACTGCTCCTTCTCGCGAACTGTGCccctgcagaagagaaggaagctcCGCGAAGGGCGGCGTActggagcagagagaagctcgcggagagacgcgagaactGACAGtgcgagtgcatgcacaggtgACTGCGGAAAGGATACGTGGGGAGTCCGTCTCCCGGCCAAACGCCGCGTCCTCCCTCCATGCCCAGACaccctctgccttctcgtcgtatctctctgcttcttctctctctgcctctagcctctctgcttcttcttctccctctgcgtcttcgtcgtcttcttgtgCTGCTGTTCCGTTTGTGTGGGGAAAAAGCATCTCTGTGAGTCCCTCGTGGCGTCCAAAGGTCGGGGACCCACTCGCAGTCCCCTGTCCCGAGAGCGAACAAGGCGAAAAAGACCTTTTCTCGCCGAACGAATGCTCCGCCTCCTCGGGATGATTTGCCTTAAATGCACGGCCTTCTGGACTCTCTGCCCTCCCGCGCGCTCCCCACAAAGAGAcacctgtctccgcagcaGGCCTTTTCGCGCAGGGACGAGTCGGAGAAGAGCGCTGAGAGGGGTCGGAAGAGCCGTTAGCgaaggcagaagcgagacagacgcaagGCGACGACTGCAGCTTTGCAAAGGAGAATTCGCGAGGCAGCGCGCCACAGGAGCACGGGAGTGGCGCGCTTTCGATTGCATGCGTTGGTTGCCCCGCGCGCGTAAACTCTCCACGACGCCTTCCCGCGTTTGCGGCCCAGTTCTCCTTCCAACAGGCTCCAAACGCTCTTTGCTCCTCCGCGTAACGCCGCCTCGCAGGCTCTTCGTCGTGCCTGTCTTCtgcggctttcttctctgccgaaGAGGCTGCGAAGGCTGCAAAAGGCAAGGCTTCCTCtgacgcttctctcgcgtgtCTCCCACAGACGCCCCGCCCAGAGCGCTCCAGAGATACAGCTGTTCTTGCAGTCTGAGACGACACAcccgagaaagacaggaggcTCTCGGCAGGCCATGCGAAGGCTCGAGGAGGTACGCCAGTCGGCTCAACACTGAAACCATCGCCAGTCTCTAAGTCAAACTCAGAGTCACCCGACGACGCCCAGAACTCCTCTTCGCTGTATTCCTGCGAGATGAGGGTGGCTTCGGGCCTCGACCGAGGAAGCAGCTCACAGACCGTGCTCTCAAAGCAGTCACGCTCCATCCCATTCGGGACATTCTCGGTGTTCTCCGGATCGAAAATCTCCTTCGCCGTTTTGTCGCGCAGGCGCCATGGCCTTCGCACCTTtggcgtctgtctctgcgctcctcgtccttcctcttcttcgatgCTCTCTGTTTCACTCGGTCTGCCTGCGCAGGGACAGAGGCCGCCGCCAGGCTCGCCACCGCGAGACGCGGACGCCTTCGGCGAGTTCTCGGCTGTCTCAAGAATGCGAAAATTATCAACAGAAGAAGTCGGGGAAGTCGAAAAGCGTGGAAGGTTCTCGCGGTTTCTCACTAGTGAAAAAGAAGCATGCGCAGCTCTCGGCTCCCCCACCGGCCGAagctgcggtgtacgtacacctggtAGAAGCCCCGCCGTTTCGGGTGGGAAGGCGGGGGAacggggtgtaca
Protein-coding regions in this window:
- a CDS encoding hypothetical protein (encoded by transcript TGME49_227940~Predicted trans-membrane domain (TMHMM2.0):19-42:174-197), producing the protein MRLSVSSRVDAHQFPRSRLASLYFLCLYASVGSYRVLLLCLSSTIPFLCVSRCSLFLSVSHPFAPAAPFSHRFFFSVFLYRSPLLGVRTVTLSLHYRRRFSSSESVSEWVPLSRSRSWCFERVCGEKVFRISFCLLMEIKRVIKRSSKMSKHHISSLFHSQENGFSRDVSTALHLFIGHFFPSLLLTFSFLLAAVFTDISFPSAHSGGH
- a CDS encoding hypothetical protein (encoded by transcript TGME49_227930) is translated as MNSFQDFAFLLAVPAVGGESLLSASSDSEQEPAAERVADARARTPGVRTLHCFASRGGCASRPAQGLRQVAPQDTAVSAQRREETALLRSRASEVRRQRARRGVCREVSSFSAYPQGQDREDAAKKRVTRQREATAAAIAAEKRNVELYRQRRRQAEERAAALKAKAEAAVARERMEKKREEARQAAIASERRKQEAQLHRELEAQLAREKKLRRAHQEEVQASRALAALRRLEEAREAERLAAEEKQRRRELVRQMERHRTQACVRAAERQRHQEERLFSARGEERREQGRRAEGDPRGDSGDDRREARPAAVSRSAEGRAAVCTPEVTRLQRRPKHEETRGRLSSSTLRRLQTRQRNFASSFLHRQGVGLDVPARRDAELGCRDTRDAPSPCMCSPRSGSAFVQRQLREALTNSRLETTRREKQRNADSCAPPTQGSRRNSHISSSVCTPRSPAFPPETAGLLPGVRTPQLRPVGEPRAAHASFSLVRNRENLPRFSTSPTSSVDNFRILETAENSPKASASRGGEPGGGLCPCAGRPSETESIEEEEGRGAQRQTPKVRRPWRLRDKTAKEIFDPENTENVPNGMERDCFESTVCELLPRSRPEATLISQEYSEEEFWASSGDSEFDLETGDGFSVEPTGVPPRAFAWPAESLLSFSGVSSQTARTAVSLERSGRGVCGRHAREASEEALPFAAFAASSAEKKAAEDRHDEEPARRRYAEEQRAFGACWKENWAANAGRRRGEFTRAGQPTHAIESAPLPCSCGALPREFSFAKLQSSPCVCLASAFANGSSDPSQRSSPTRPCAKRPAAETGVSLWGARGRAESPEGRAFKANHPEEAEHSFGEKRSFSPCSLSGQGTASGSPTFGRHEGLTEMLFPHTNGTAAQEDDEDAEGEEEAERLEAEREEAERYDEKAEGVWAWREDAAFGRETDSPRILSAVTCACTRTVSSRVSPRASLCSSTPPFAELPSLLQGHSSREGAVEKVLAKREAGEADTNDDSQAAVPSGPGKKIFDFAAEVYLQQKQHGSGGGGRGDRTPALLREADRGKGASGKEVWGAQQTTVARLDKTRQEVCCSVRVSSEASENRFHRQREPAGIETHTWLAPRHTCASASVENVKETSLKWPPSGVSTASLSENEMKNGSPAPTAVAEASRPVSGQDGEAGRSTEAELPSLSAGADRVFPTSLPSTQVSLSPSSPTLQSSSAALPSCVPPVLSRGSLVGYAGFQTQEFPDSAAGARKRDTPEAANSTAREATLCGLSPRGFLDAGHAGGEKTTGESCEVAPREDSGKAWAVGNANAQTRRRFGVGRTLLLSSSLLSASLLSSSFSSLLSSSLQSSSSADTTHGVSSPVRTAQQRRETNGAESKRTAYASGGRRQTEWQQTQTERPVAECQSSPASRLSSRSFSPYSPSASCSLSSSSSRSASSESRRGRRFRARERRQRGEEPWRKMQTAGDCGRDPSGRRQLAEERRESGARRRLIPRQRANATGVRGARKEREERKRREAQRRENEDDGHQGDDEDGGEEDGEEEKEDKGEDNGEEREKTGRRKE